A region of the Levilactobacillus yonginensis genome:
AATGTTTAAGGACTTTACGATCAATACTTTTGGGCTTGGGTATAAAGTACACTTCGTAGTGTTCACATAAATAGTCTATAAAATCCAAACTGTTAATCACGGCGTGCTCTACGACAAGGATTTTTTGGGGATCAGACTGCCCTTTATTAAAAAGCGCAGCGACTTTTTCGAAATACGATTTATCTAATAGATACTCATTATGTCTCATCTTTTACACCTGTTTCCATTTGGAATTCAGATAAGAAATCACGCATATACTTTGTTCGACGACTGGCTTCTTGCTTTCCCGTTCTGGTATTCATTGAACTTGCTAATTTCAGTAGCTTTTCATAAAAGTGATTGATGGTTGTACTTTTGTGATGGCGATAATCATCGTGTGTTTTGATTTCCTTCACTGATATTTTGGGATCGTATATTTCCTGTCCAGCGTGCCCGCCGTAAGCAAATGCACGTGCTATGCCGATTGCACCTAGTGCATCAAGTCTATCAGCGTCCTGAACACATTTACCTTCGTTAGAAAGCTGGTAATGGTGTTCAATGTTGTCAGAATATGACATATGTTGGATAATATCTAAAATGTCTTCTCTAGCCGGAGTTGCAATATTCTCATGGCTAAGTATAATTCGTACTTCTCTCAGTCTATTCTTTTTATCTGCAGTGACTTTTTCGTCTATGGTGTCATGCAAATAGCTAGCTGCTTTCACAACATACAGACCAATATCAGTTTCATCTTTTTTAAAATCTTCTGTATATATTTTCTGAGCTAACTTAGCCACTCTTTGGGCATGAAGAAAATCATGCCCAGTTGGATCAAAGGCCATATTTTCTTTAGAAAATGATTTTATATCATCTAAACTCATTACTCTTTATCTCCTTTAATTACTTTATTTCGTAAAGCTATCAAGCATAGAGAAATTGTGAATACGGCAACAAAAAACAAAATCAAGAAATTGATTGCTAACCCCCATTTTGTCCCTGAAATTACACTCCCTTGTTGTTTCTGCAATAAAGAAACAATAGAGGACGATATTGCAATTCCAACTGCTCCTGAATAAGCTTGAACCGTCATATAAATCGAATTACCATCATTTACTAACCCAGCAGGTAATTGAGACAAACTATAGGTCATGATGTTACTGTAGCTAAAGCTCAATCCCACCATAAAAAGCATATATATTAAAACCAGCCCGCCAATACTTGGTGTAAATAGGTTGGCGCCCAAAAAGGTCAGTCCAATGATTATACAGCCACTTATAATGGGTAAGCGGGGTGCAGTTTTATCGTAAATAATACCAGCAACCACCGATAGCACTGCATCAATCACAGCGGCAGGAGCAATTAGAAAACCTACCAAACCAGGTGACTGGGCAAAAAGTATTTGTAGCACATTAGGGATTAAGTATGACATACTCAAAGAACTGAATTGCAATAGAAAAAAAGCACTTAACAACTGCAAAAAGCGTTTGTTTTTAAAGAGACTTAATTCCAACAATTTATGGCT
Encoded here:
- a CDS encoding HD domain-containing protein gives rise to the protein MSLDDIKSFSKENMAFDPTGHDFLHAQRVAKLAQKIYTEDFKKDETDIGLYVVKAASYLHDTIDEKVTADKKNRLREVRIILSHENIATPAREDILDIIQHMSYSDNIEHHYQLSNEGKCVQDADRLDALGAIGIARAFAYGGHAGQEIYDPKISVKEIKTHDDYRHHKSTTINHFYEKLLKLASSMNTRTGKQEASRRTKYMRDFLSEFQMETGVKDET